The following is a genomic window from Amycolatopsis sp. BJA-103.
GCGGCGTTCTTGGTCTTGCGGAACCGCGCGATGATCCCGGGAAGCAGCAGGAGCAGAAGCATGTAGTACCCCGCGTGCGGCACCAGCGCGGCCACGACGAACGCGGCCGCCAGCAAAGCCGTGTTGACGGCCGTGTCGAACAGCGGCGCCCGGGCCAGTTCGCTGTCCTCGTCCCGCAGTGCCGGGTCGCGCCGGATGATCAGCACCATGAGCAGTTGGAACAGAGACGCGGCCAGGATCGTGCCGATGTAGAGCGACGAGGTGAACCGGTCGTTGCCGTACGAGGCGGCCACCTCGGTCGGGAACGGCAGCACCACGATCGTCAGTACCCAGCCGAAGTTCGCCACCATCAACGGCTTGCTGTACGCCTTCACTTGCTCGAACACGTGGTGGTGCACGATCCAGAGCCGGGCGATCACCGCGAAACTGAGCAGGAAGCTGTAGATCTTCCACTGGTTCTCGCCGATCAGGGCGGCCGGGTCGAGGTGCTGCGAGACGGCGTCCGAAACGGCCTCCACAAGCGGCAGGACCAGCAGGGTGATCGCGATCGCGACGACGGCGTCGGTGAAGAACACCAGCCGTTCGGGAGACCTGTTCTGGGGCATTCGGGGAGCGTAAGCGGTTCGGCTCCGTCCGGCGACGAGAGAACCGGCCCGTCCCGTCATCTGCCGAGCAGTTGTTCGAGCCCGTCCTTGATCTGCTCCGGCGTCATGCTTTGCCTTTGGTGGACGTATTGCGCGGCCGCCAGTGGTGCGAGAAGCGCATCGGCCCTGAAGTGCGCGTCGATGTCCGGCTCGATCTCGCGGATCAACGCGACCAGGTGACTTTGGTGAAGCCGGTAAGCGCCGGTGACGAACCTCGCCATCGGGGTTTCGGTCTCGGCGACCATCAGCAGCCGTCCGTGCGTTTCGAGCCTGTCCACGTACGCGCTCAGGAACGCTTTGAGCCTTTGGTGCGCCGGCGCACCGGGACCGAGCGGCGGCGGCCCGCTGATGAACGCCTCCTGGAACTCGCGCTCGTTCTCGTCCAGGAGCGCCTGCGCCAACGCGCCCTTGTCCGGGAACCGCCGGTACACGGTGCCGATCCCGACACCCGCCTCCACCGCGACCTCGTCCAGCGCGAGTCCTTCGATCCCCTTGGCCGCGACGAGTTTGGCCGCGGCCCGGACGATCTTCTGCCGGTTGCGAGCCGCGTCCGCCCGCTCTACCGGCCCGGATCCTGCGATGGGAAGCACCCGCCGAGCTTAACCGGTGGACAAGTGGAACTTTCTCCAGTTAACTAAGTGGAGGAATTTCCACTTAAGGAGACGCGAATGTCCGTCGAACACTTCACCAGCTCCGGCGCTTCGACCTGGTTCCAGCGGCTTGACCAGCAGATCTTCCTCGCCGATGTCGTCGACCAGAACAGCGGCGCGGCGATGTCCGTCGGATTCGGGCGCTACCGGAGAGGCGAGAAGAACCCGTGGAAGGTGACCTACGACGAGGCACTGGTCATCACTTCCGGCGCTTTCACCGTCGAGGGTCCGTCGGGCTCGGTGACGGCGCGGGCGGGCGAGGTCATCTACCTGTGGGCCGACACCGAGGTCGTCTACGTGGCCGATGAGGACACCGAACTGGTCTACGTCACGTATCCGCACTGGCTCGCCACCACGGAAGCCTCGGCGGAAGCGCACCGGCTGGACGACTTCCACGAAGCCGAGTGAAAGGGGCCGCCTCGATGGCGGCCCCTTTTCATCGGGTCATCTCTTCCAGGAATTCCTGGGTCT
Proteins encoded in this region:
- a CDS encoding TMEM175 family protein, producing MPQNRSPERLVFFTDAVVAIAITLLVLPLVEAVSDAVSQHLDPAALIGENQWKIYSFLLSFAVIARLWIVHHHVFEQVKAYSKPLMVANFGWVLTIVVLPFPTEVAASYGNDRFTSSLYIGTILAASLFQLLMVLIIRRDPALRDEDSELARAPLFDTAVNTALLAAAFVVAALVPHAGYYMLLLLLLPGIIARFRKTKNAAAADA
- a CDS encoding cupin; amino-acid sequence: MSVEHFTSSGASTWFQRLDQQIFLADVVDQNSGAAMSVGFGRYRRGEKNPWKVTYDEALVITSGAFTVEGPSGSVTARAGEVIYLWADTEVVYVADEDTELVYVTYPHWLATTEASAEAHRLDDFHEAE
- a CDS encoding TetR/AcrR family transcriptional regulator; protein product: MLPIAGSGPVERADAARNRQKIVRAAAKLVAAKGIEGLALDEVAVEAGVGIGTVYRRFPDKGALAQALLDENEREFQEAFISGPPPLGPGAPAHQRLKAFLSAYVDRLETHGRLLMVAETETPMARFVTGAYRLHQSHLVALIREIEPDIDAHFRADALLAPLAAAQYVHQRQSMTPEQIKDGLEQLLGR